The following is a genomic window from Planctomycetia bacterium.
GTCGCTATTCCCCGTGGATGTGCACGAGGGCGGCAAGGCACAGAGTTCGGCCGGCGGCAGGAAGCGCAAAGTCAAGCCGGCCAAGGTCGCGGTGATCTATTCGCAGTTCGCCGACCTGCTTCGCGCCGGCGTCCCGGCGCTGCGGTCGCTCGATGTGCTGCACAAGCAGACGTCGAATCCGGTGTTGAAAGAGGTGCTGTCGGAGGTGCGCGAGGACCTGTCCAGCGGCGACACCCTTGCCGACGCGATGGAGAAGCACCCCAACGCGTTTAACCCGCTGCACGTTTCGATGATTCGTGCCGGCGAGAAGGGCGGCTTCCTCGAGGAGGTGCTGAGCCGCATCGCCATCTTCACCGAGCGGCAGAACGAGCTTCGCAACAAACTGATCGGCTCGATGTTGTATCCGGCCATCTTGATGACGGTTGGCGGTGGTATCGTGATTTTCCTGCTGGTGGTGGTCGTGCCGAAGGTGCGATCGTTCCTGCGGGGCGACTTGCCGGTCATGACGCAGATCGTCTTCGCGGCCTGCGATTTCCTGCAGGCACATGGGCTGGCCGTTGCCGGCGCGGCGGTGGTCTTCATCATGTTGGCGATCGCAATTCTGCGAAGCCAGGCCGGCCGACAGGCTATGGACAAGTTTCAATTGAAGGCCCCGATGATGGGGAAAATCGTCACATTGGTGGCGATCTGCCGATTTTGCCGAATTCTGGGAACCCTGCTGCACAATGGCGTGCCGAT
Proteins encoded in this region:
- a CDS encoding type II secretion system F family protein: MATFTYTARNVDGKTVTGVLTADSQQHVLRTLDEQSLFPVDVHEGGKAQSSAGGRKRKVKPAKVAVIYSQFADLLRAGVPALRSLDVLHKQTSNPVLKEVLSEVREDLSSGDTLADAMEKHPNAFNPLHVSMIRAGEKGGFLEEVLSRIAIFTERQNELRNKLIGSMLYPAILMTVGGGIVIFLLVVVVPKVRSFLRGDLPVMTQIVFAACDFLQAHGLAVAGAAVVFIMLAIAILRSQAGRQAMDKFQLKAPMMGKIVTLVAICRFCRILGTLLHNGVPILQSLKISRDSAGNRILMQVIEDATESVRKGASLAAPLGKSNLFPLDIVDMIAVGEESNNLEHVLVTIADSYEARTARQIDLMVRMLEPLLLVGMAGVVAVIAIALLLPILSMSTGAA